From one uncultured Methanoregula sp. genomic stretch:
- a CDS encoding ribonuclease H-like domain-containing protein, with protein sequence MSALQVHSRIGTLWQERMDTMREYEVVRDGNVFGTGFSNSFVFSSEYDHARRMLGELLNQYRGQSVDTVFSGKECFNAGGTCFELEGRHLLTSPHFNRDRFKNGILEDLILVRGVGPATRKRLNDRGFHRITDLLGHPKFRSGADHVLDCLSRENSAEIMELVGCRHSRSHPAVLGAADLHEPEDFVFFDIETLGLFSRPIILFGIGILEHGDLNVRQYLVRDIAEEEAALTTVSEFFSGRNRAAVTFNGKSFDLPYLSDRLAYYGMEPLAQIPHFDVLHFSRRRWKDHLPSLRLTVLEREILGLHREDDIPGQMVPEFFETYLRTGNCGPLVPVVEHNRQDVVSLARLFFHLRGESYDCS encoded by the coding sequence ATGTCTGCCCTGCAGGTTCATTCCCGGATTGGTACCCTCTGGCAAGAGCGCATGGACACGATGCGTGAATATGAGGTTGTCCGTGACGGAAATGTCTTTGGTACGGGTTTTTCCAATAGTTTTGTTTTTTCTTCAGAATATGATCATGCCCGCCGCATGCTTGGTGAATTGCTTAATCAGTACCGTGGCCAGTCTGTTGATACTGTTTTTAGCGGGAAAGAATGTTTCAACGCAGGAGGTACCTGTTTCGAACTCGAAGGCAGGCACCTGCTCACTTCTCCTCATTTTAACAGGGACCGGTTTAAAAACGGGATCCTGGAAGATCTCATCCTTGTCCGGGGAGTTGGCCCGGCGACCCGGAAACGACTGAATGACCGGGGGTTTCACCGGATTACTGATCTCCTGGGACACCCGAAATTCCGGTCCGGGGCAGATCATGTGCTTGACTGTTTAAGCCGGGAAAATTCTGCAGAGATCATGGAGCTTGTCGGATGCAGGCATTCCCGATCCCACCCTGCGGTTCTGGGTGCGGCAGACCTGCACGAGCCTGAGGATTTTGTGTTCTTTGATATCGAGACCCTCGGGTTGTTCTCCCGGCCGATCATTCTCTTTGGCATTGGGATTCTCGAACATGGAGATCTCAACGTCCGCCAGTACCTGGTCCGGGATATTGCTGAGGAAGAAGCCGCACTTACCACAGTTTCAGAGTTTTTTTCAGGCAGAAACCGGGCAGCAGTTACCTTCAATGGCAAATCATTTGATCTTCCCTACCTGTCAGACCGGCTCGCCTACTATGGCATGGAACCTCTCGCACAAATCCCCCACTTCGATGTCCTCCACTTCAGTCGCAGGAGATGGAAGGATCATCTCCCCTCCCTCCGCCTTACCGTTCTTGAACGTGAGATTCTGGGTCTCCATCGGGAGGACGATATACCCGGGCAGATGGTACCAGAGTTCTTCGAGACGTACCTGCGGACCGGTAATTGCGGCCCGTTGGTGCCCGTTGTTGAACACAACCGGCAGGATGTAGTTTCTCTTGCCCGCCTCTTCTTCCACCTCCGGGGGGAGTCTTATGACTGTTCCTGA
- a CDS encoding phosphopentomutase/phosphoglucosamine mutase, whose translation MLFGSSGIRRKYDQILIDTALKVGSALAYRSSDIIIGMDTRTTSPLLSHLIVSGVLGSGGTARTAGVVPTPTVAYATRVSRAGCMITASHNPEEYNGLKLFNPDGSSFTQSQQTEMEELLKSRYWTDWQHQGTERVIDAITPHKNAILNTVQIEPDIPVVLDCGNGAGCTLSPSLLADAGIKAVCLNCNPSGHFARPSEPLEEHLGYVGEMVRRTHARCGVVHDGDADRMMAFDNKGRYIGGDHLLLLFARYMDAKRVVTTSDASMIIDDVAEVRRTPVGDTYVSEELLSWGDFGGEPSGAWIFPKVSLCPDGPHAAALFCEIASQWNIAEEIDAMPSYPIIRESMASPLARETVAALGATSPTDGIRIADEGGWYLIRASGTEPKIRITAEGKTLAKAKDMLAKGKERIRQGKTA comes from the coding sequence ATGCTCTTCGGGTCGTCGGGAATTCGAAGGAAGTACGATCAGATCCTGATCGATACCGCCTTGAAAGTGGGTTCTGCACTGGCGTACAGGTCATCTGACATTATCATCGGGATGGATACCCGGACAACAAGTCCTCTGCTTTCCCACCTCATCGTATCCGGGGTGCTCGGGAGTGGCGGTACTGCACGCACAGCAGGAGTCGTCCCGACGCCTACCGTAGCATATGCCACCCGGGTCTCCCGTGCCGGTTGCATGATCACAGCTTCCCACAATCCCGAAGAATATAATGGGCTTAAACTCTTCAACCCGGATGGCTCCTCGTTCACCCAATCCCAGCAGACCGAGATGGAGGAGCTTCTCAAATCCCGGTACTGGACTGACTGGCAGCACCAGGGCACGGAACGGGTTATCGATGCCATCACACCACACAAGAATGCCATCCTGAACACCGTGCAGATCGAACCCGACATTCCGGTAGTCCTCGACTGTGGCAATGGCGCCGGATGCACACTCAGTCCCTCCCTCCTGGCAGATGCCGGGATAAAAGCGGTATGTCTCAACTGTAACCCATCCGGCCATTTTGCCCGACCATCAGAGCCTCTTGAGGAACACCTTGGTTATGTCGGGGAGATGGTACGGAGGACCCATGCCCGATGTGGCGTGGTTCATGATGGTGACGCCGACAGGATGATGGCATTCGATAACAAGGGGAGGTATATCGGTGGCGATCACCTCCTTCTTCTTTTTGCCCGCTACATGGATGCAAAACGGGTGGTCACCACCAGTGACGCCTCGATGATCATCGATGATGTGGCTGAGGTCCGGCGCACTCCTGTGGGAGATACCTATGTTTCCGAGGAACTGCTTTCCTGGGGGGATTTCGGGGGGGAGCCTTCGGGGGCCTGGATCTTCCCAAAGGTCTCTCTTTGTCCAGATGGCCCTCACGCTGCCGCACTCTTTTGCGAGATTGCATCCCAATGGAACATTGCAGAGGAGATCGATGCAATGCCGTCATACCCGATAATCAGGGAATCCATGGCAAGTCCTTTGGCTAGGGAGACCGTGGCAGCTCTTGGTGCAACAAGTCCCACGGATGGCATCCGTATTGCGGATGAAGGGGGCTGGTATCTCATACGGGCGAGTGGCACTGAACCCAAAATCCGGATTACAGCAGAGGGGAAGACTCTTGCCAAAGCAAAAGATATGCTTGCAAAAGGTAAAGAACGCATCCGGCAGGGGAAAACTGCTTAA
- a CDS encoding SufD family Fe-S cluster assembly protein produces the protein MPSPINVTELSKVDKERIAQSGIDLAAKNRCGTYIQMDQDIVQTECDESGIEVLSYKRAMEKYDWLKDYAWKAVSSEKDDITKYVAAQKDPKGYVIIAHKGSNNIMPVQACLYLGKDQIQHVHNIVIAEEGAELHMISGCASGAHVGKGGAHYGVSEFYIKKNAKISFTMIHNWTEDIEVYPRSASLIEENGVFLSNYVCMQPVRKVQMYPTATLRGANSVARFSSIVVSTPGSYMDLGSRAILEAPGASAELITRAITKGGTIISRGHINGKVAGTRGHLECKGLILKDGMIYAIPEIEGSVVGTELSHEAAVGKLAKDEIEYLMARGLDEDEATATIIRGFLDVKIAGLPEALQNQIDASIDVAEKSGF, from the coding sequence ATGCCGTCACCCATAAACGTCACGGAACTCTCGAAAGTTGATAAGGAGCGTATTGCCCAGTCCGGTATCGATCTCGCAGCGAAGAACCGCTGCGGGACCTATATCCAGATGGATCAGGACATTGTCCAGACCGAATGCGATGAGTCCGGTATCGAGGTACTCTCCTACAAGCGGGCAATGGAGAAGTATGACTGGCTGAAAGACTATGCATGGAAGGCAGTCTCATCGGAAAAGGATGACATAACAAAATACGTTGCAGCACAGAAAGACCCCAAAGGGTATGTCATCATCGCCCACAAGGGCTCGAACAACATCATGCCGGTCCAGGCCTGTCTCTATCTGGGAAAGGACCAGATCCAGCATGTCCACAATATTGTCATAGCTGAGGAAGGAGCCGAGCTCCACATGATCTCAGGATGTGCAAGCGGTGCCCACGTCGGGAAAGGCGGGGCGCATTACGGCGTTTCTGAGTTTTACATCAAAAAGAACGCCAAGATCAGTTTCACGATGATCCACAACTGGACCGAAGACATTGAGGTCTATCCGCGGAGTGCATCTCTCATCGAAGAGAACGGAGTCTTCCTCTCCAACTATGTCTGCATGCAGCCGGTCAGGAAGGTTCAGATGTATCCTACCGCCACCCTCAGGGGGGCCAATTCTGTTGCCCGGTTCAGCAGCATCGTAGTTTCAACGCCGGGCTCGTATATGGATCTCGGTTCCCGCGCTATCCTCGAAGCCCCGGGCGCCAGTGCAGAACTGATCACCCGGGCCATCACCAAGGGCGGGACGATCATCTCACGGGGCCACATCAACGGAAAAGTTGCCGGCACCCGCGGGCACCTGGAATGCAAGGGCCTGATATTAAAAGACGGCATGATTTATGCGATCCCGGAGATCGAGGGATCGGTAGTCGGTACTGAACTCTCCCATGAAGCAGCAGTCGGGAAACTGGCAAAAGACGAGATCGAGTACCTTATGGCACGCGGACTCGACGAGGATGAGGCTACCGCTACAATCATCAGGGGTTTCCTGGATGTGAAGATCGCGGGTCTTCCCGAAGCCCTGCAAAACCAGATTGACGCATCGATTGACGTGGCAGAGAAGTCAGGATTCTGA
- a CDS encoding ABC transporter ATP-binding protein: MLQIKNLHVKVGDKEVLHDINLHIGDGETHVLLGPNGSGKTTLLMTIMGFSNYTITKGKILFRGEDVTAMHAHERAQRGIGMLFQRPPTISGLKLGKMLTAISKTKDENILELAKSVHMDKFLERDINKGFSGGEIKRSEVLQLMIQNPDFVMLDEPESGVDLENISLIGTTIGSLLEKDKHLIKRRKSGLVITHTGYILDYIDADKGHVMCDGQIRCHGNPREILKDIKQRGYKECLECRHP, translated from the coding sequence ATGCTGCAGATCAAGAACTTGCATGTGAAGGTTGGCGACAAAGAAGTGTTGCACGATATCAACCTCCACATCGGCGATGGAGAGACCCATGTGCTGCTTGGCCCGAACGGATCGGGAAAGACAACGCTCCTCATGACAATCATGGGTTTTTCCAATTACACGATCACAAAAGGAAAGATCCTTTTCCGAGGGGAGGATGTAACGGCAATGCATGCCCATGAGCGGGCACAGCGGGGCATCGGTATGTTGTTCCAGCGCCCCCCGACCATATCAGGCCTCAAACTGGGAAAGATGCTGACCGCTATTTCCAAAACAAAAGATGAGAACATACTCGAACTTGCAAAATCGGTCCACATGGACAAGTTCCTTGAGCGCGATATCAACAAGGGATTCTCCGGCGGGGAGATCAAGCGCAGCGAAGTGCTGCAGCTGATGATCCAGAACCCTGATTTTGTTATGCTCGATGAACCGGAGAGTGGGGTGGATCTTGAGAACATCTCCCTCATCGGCACAACTATCGGATCCCTTCTTGAGAAGGACAAGCACCTGATAAAAAGGAGGAAAAGCGGCCTTGTCATCACCCACACAGGCTATATTCTCGATTATATCGATGCCGACAAGGGTCACGTGATGTGCGACGGGCAGATACGGTGCCACGGGAACCCCCGGGAGATCTTAAAGGATATCAAACAGCGCGGTTACAAGGAGTGTCTCGAATGCCGTCACCCATAA
- a CDS encoding site-specific DNA-methyltransferase gives MRAQKVSDKEGKARVRGGTKHAKEEHSVQDSEQILAYTNRIICGDAKKGISLLPDESIDLVITSPPYNFGHVYAGDPSDDTHEWNTYFKKLLDVWKECNRVLKPGGRIAVNVQPLFSDYVPTHHIISRQLDGLGLLWKAEFLWEKNNYNAKFTAWGSWKSPSMPYIKYTWEFIEVFDKITHKKAGKRENIDITADEFKEWVKGRWSFPPETRMKDYNHPAMFPEELPRRLMKLFSYKNDIVLDPFNGAGTTTLAAWKSGRRFIGIDNSRQYCDIAMKRLGSLACEDKSSDDYPSPAFISLNIK, from the coding sequence ATGAGAGCACAGAAGGTATCCGATAAAGAGGGTAAGGCACGTGTGCGGGGTGGCACGAAGCATGCCAAAGAAGAACATTCTGTGCAGGATTCTGAGCAGATACTCGCGTACACAAACCGCATCATTTGCGGGGATGCAAAAAAGGGCATCTCCCTTCTTCCGGATGAGAGCATCGATTTGGTCATAACCTCCCCCCCCTATAATTTTGGCCATGTTTATGCCGGAGACCCGAGCGATGATACGCATGAATGGAATACCTATTTTAAAAAACTCCTCGATGTATGGAAGGAATGTAACCGTGTCCTCAAACCCGGCGGCCGGATTGCTGTAAACGTCCAGCCACTCTTTTCCGATTATGTTCCCACCCACCACATAATCTCCCGTCAGTTAGACGGTCTTGGCCTTCTCTGGAAAGCGGAATTTCTCTGGGAGAAGAACAACTATAATGCGAAATTCACGGCCTGGGGCAGCTGGAAATCCCCCTCAATGCCTTACATCAAGTATACGTGGGAATTTATCGAAGTCTTCGATAAAATCACTCATAAAAAGGCCGGGAAGCGCGAAAATATTGACATCACCGCGGATGAATTCAAGGAATGGGTCAAAGGCCGGTGGTCCTTTCCTCCCGAAACCCGGATGAAAGACTACAATCATCCTGCCATGTTCCCGGAGGAGCTCCCCCGGCGGCTCATGAAACTCTTCTCGTACAAAAACGACATTGTTCTCGATCCTTTCAATGGGGCGGGAACAACTACACTCGCAGCCTGGAAATCCGGGCGACGTTTCATTGGTATAGATAATTCACGCCAGTATTGTGATATCGCGATGAAACGTCTTGGATCTTTAGCATGCGAAGATAAATCATCAGATGATTACCCATCCCCCGCGTTTATCTCTCTGAATATAAAATAA
- the glmU gene encoding bifunctional sugar-1-phosphate nucleotidylyltransferase/acetyltransferase has protein sequence MECVVLAAGEGKRMRPLTAKRPKVMLPLANRPMMEHLVLAARDAGISRFVFVVGYGEREIRKYFDDGSRWGIHIEYASQRHQHGTADAVKASQDFVSGPFLVMNGDMVLKQKDIADLCRKTAPCMSTSTTDHPGDFGVVMVENSRVTSLEEKSPRPKSNLINAGAYFFTPEIFAYIDDVKPSPRGELELTDALSVLISEKKLHAHTLSYWMDVGYPWDMLDANATLMESLSLENKGNIEEGVSLHGAITVGEGSVVKSGTYIEGPCIIGKNCRIGPHAYIRGATSIGDNCHIGHCTEIKNSIIMSETKIPHFNYIGDSIIGTGCNFGAGTKVANLRHDHAHIRVCGKDTRRKKFGAIIGDNVQFGINCSINVGSMVGSNALFAPGSYIEGCIGENGIIR, from the coding sequence ATGGAATGTGTCGTTCTCGCCGCAGGTGAGGGAAAACGCATGCGCCCTCTGACGGCGAAGCGCCCGAAAGTGATGCTTCCGCTGGCAAACCGCCCGATGATGGAGCACCTGGTTCTTGCAGCCCGCGATGCCGGAATTTCCAGATTTGTTTTTGTGGTTGGATACGGTGAGCGGGAGATCAGAAAGTACTTCGATGATGGTTCCAGGTGGGGCATACATATCGAATATGCATCCCAGAGACACCAGCACGGGACTGCTGATGCGGTAAAGGCTTCGCAGGATTTTGTCAGCGGGCCATTTCTTGTCATGAACGGCGATATGGTACTCAAGCAGAAGGATATCGCAGATCTGTGCCGGAAAACTGCTCCCTGTATGAGTACCAGTACTACCGATCATCCGGGAGATTTTGGCGTGGTAATGGTGGAAAACAGCAGGGTGACATCCCTGGAAGAAAAATCGCCCCGGCCAAAATCCAATCTTATCAATGCCGGTGCATATTTTTTTACACCTGAAATCTTTGCGTATATCGATGATGTAAAGCCTTCACCGAGAGGAGAACTCGAGCTGACTGATGCACTGTCGGTCCTGATTTCAGAAAAGAAACTACACGCACACACCCTTTCCTACTGGATGGATGTGGGGTATCCATGGGATATGCTGGATGCCAATGCCACACTCATGGAGTCACTTTCGTTGGAAAATAAAGGAAATATTGAAGAGGGAGTGTCATTACATGGTGCGATAACCGTTGGCGAAGGGAGCGTTGTCAAATCCGGAACTTATATCGAAGGGCCCTGCATCATTGGGAAAAACTGCCGCATCGGTCCCCACGCATATATCCGGGGTGCGACCAGTATCGGAGACAACTGCCACATCGGCCACTGCACTGAGATCAAGAATTCGATCATCATGAGCGAGACAAAAATCCCTCACTTTAATTATATCGGGGATTCTATTATTGGAACCGGATGTAATTTCGGTGCAGGCACCAAAGTGGCTAACCTTCGCCATGATCACGCCCATATCCGGGTATGCGGAAAAGATACCCGGAGAAAAAAATTCGGGGCAATTATCGGGGATAATGTCCAGTTTGGGATCAACTGTTCCATCAATGTAGGTTCGATGGTTGGAAGCAACGCGTTGTTCGCACCCGGATCCTATATCGAGGGTTGTATCGGAGAAAACGGAATTATCAGGTAG
- a CDS encoding TIGR01458 family HAD-type hydrolase: protein MTDFKGFLIDLDGVLYVGNRAICGAKEAIEFLTDEQYKFRFVSNTTRKSRTTITRILSLMGIDIPEKYLFTPPMAAIAYMKKTGKMRYYLLTTGDVEKDFDPASRCIPPARPDFVVIGDAGEKITYDTLNTAFRFLMEGTELIALEKDRYWMSPDGLSLSAGPLVAALEFASGKTAAVMGKPSAAFFELALQDMGLSPGHVAMIGDDINTDIGGGKQAGMCGVLVRTGKYRKESADSAAIKPDYIIDSIAQIRDIL from the coding sequence ATGACCGATTTCAAGGGATTTCTCATTGATCTTGATGGCGTCCTGTATGTAGGGAACAGGGCAATCTGCGGCGCAAAAGAGGCAATTGAATTCCTGACCGATGAACAATACAAGTTCCGGTTCGTATCCAACACTACCCGTAAGTCCCGCACAACCATTACCCGTATTCTCTCTCTTATGGGAATTGATATTCCGGAAAAATATCTCTTCACCCCGCCAATGGCCGCAATAGCATATATGAAAAAAACAGGAAAAATGAGGTATTATCTCCTCACGACCGGGGATGTTGAGAAGGATTTCGATCCGGCCAGCCGGTGTATTCCTCCCGCAAGACCCGATTTTGTCGTGATTGGGGATGCTGGTGAAAAAATCACGTATGATACCCTTAATACCGCATTCCGGTTCCTGATGGAGGGGACGGAACTGATCGCTCTTGAAAAAGATCGTTACTGGATGTCTCCCGACGGGCTGTCACTGTCTGCCGGACCGCTGGTTGCAGCCCTAGAATTTGCTTCCGGAAAAACCGCAGCGGTGATGGGAAAACCATCAGCTGCGTTTTTTGAGCTTGCATTGCAGGATATGGGACTTTCCCCGGGCCATGTTGCCATGATCGGAGACGATATAAATACAGATATCGGGGGAGGAAAACAGGCGGGTATGTGTGGGGTACTGGTCAGGACGGGTAAATACCGCAAAGAATCTGCAGATTCCGCAGCCATTAAACCTGACTATATCATAGACTCGATTGCGCAGATCCGGGATATTCTCTGA
- a CDS encoding protein-L-isoaspartate(D-aspartate) O-methyltransferase: MHRFPQDDERTTMVEHQIVSRGIKNPRILSVMQEIPRHFFIPPPYDRAAYDDSPLPIGNGQTISQPYIVALMTELLDPGPDDNILEIGAGSGYQAAILGMLAKSVTTIERIPAVADLARANLAHLDIGNVNLIIADGTLGYAAGAPYNGILITAATPQIPDPLIDQLADGGRLVAPVGGRDVQELTRICRKGTRFFKSHHGGVRFVPLIGKHGWEGENS; this comes from the coding sequence ATGCACAGATTCCCCCAGGATGATGAGCGGACAACGATGGTGGAGCATCAGATAGTCTCACGGGGCATAAAGAATCCCCGCATTCTTTCTGTTATGCAGGAAATTCCCCGCCATTTTTTTATTCCACCCCCATATGACCGGGCCGCATACGACGATTCTCCACTTCCCATAGGTAACGGGCAGACAATCTCCCAGCCCTATATTGTTGCCCTGATGACGGAACTCCTGGACCCGGGACCGGATGACAATATCCTTGAAATCGGGGCCGGGAGCGGATATCAGGCAGCGATTCTTGGCATGCTTGCAAAGAGCGTGACCACGATAGAACGAATACCGGCTGTGGCAGATCTTGCCCGCGCAAACCTTGCACACCTGGATATTGGCAATGTAAATCTGATAATTGCCGACGGTACTCTTGGTTATGCTGCAGGGGCCCCTTACAACGGGATTCTCATCACTGCAGCAACCCCGCAGATCCCCGACCCCCTCATAGATCAACTGGCTGACGGGGGGAGGCTTGTTGCACCGGTCGGGGGCCGCGATGTCCAGGAACTCACACGGATCTGCCGAAAAGGAACCCGTTTTTTCAAATCCCATCATGGGGGAGTACGTTTTGTCCCATTGATTGGGAAGCATGGCTGGGAGGGGGAAAATTCATGA
- the glmU gene encoding bifunctional sugar-1-phosphate nucleotidylyltransferase/acetyltransferase, producing MQAVILAAGEGKRVRPLTRSRPKAMIPVANRPIIEYVIDALVKNGIRDIIVVVGYRKEQVTRFLNQLDIQIDVVVQTKQLGTAHALQCAESRINGDFLLLPGDNYIDPHSIARIKDIPNAMLVKEHPNPSNFGVVLLKEGFVTNIVEKPEHSPSFMVSTGIYSLNKEIFPYIQGNDLTDAISSMIEDGHQVRGMPADDWQDAIFAWDLLKMNRRLLSTLSPAREGVASRQTVIQGSVRIGKGTTIGPNTVITGPVVIGSDCTIGPNCCILPNTSIGSRVTLEPFTFIGNTLIMDDTSIGSHSRITDTVIGERCALADHTSVSSATGLMEIEDNAIRSEFGVIFGDSVKSGPFTRFQNSLVGNNVTIEGGTSLSTRCIPDDSTVI from the coding sequence ATGCAGGCAGTCATTCTGGCAGCAGGAGAGGGAAAACGGGTCCGGCCACTGACGAGGAGCAGGCCCAAGGCAATGATACCGGTTGCAAACCGCCCGATCATTGAGTATGTTATCGATGCCCTGGTAAAAAACGGCATCCGTGATATCATTGTTGTTGTCGGGTACCGTAAAGAGCAGGTAACCAGATTCTTAAACCAGCTTGATATCCAGATCGATGTGGTTGTCCAGACCAAACAACTCGGAACTGCCCATGCCCTCCAGTGTGCGGAGTCCAGGATAAACGGCGATTTCCTGCTCCTCCCGGGGGATAACTATATCGACCCGCATTCCATTGCCCGGATAAAAGATATCCCGAATGCAATGCTGGTCAAAGAACACCCCAATCCATCCAACTTCGGCGTAGTTCTCTTAAAAGAAGGATTTGTCACCAATATCGTGGAAAAACCCGAACACTCACCGAGTTTCATGGTAAGTACAGGGATCTATTCCCTGAACAAGGAAATTTTCCCATACATTCAGGGAAATGACCTTACGGATGCTATATCCTCGATGATTGAAGATGGTCACCAGGTACGGGGAATGCCTGCAGATGACTGGCAGGATGCTATCTTTGCATGGGATCTTCTCAAGATGAACCGACGCCTTTTGAGTACACTCTCCCCGGCCCGCGAAGGAGTGGCAAGCCGGCAGACGGTTATTCAGGGATCTGTCAGAATTGGGAAAGGTACGACCATCGGGCCAAACACCGTAATCACCGGTCCTGTTGTAATCGGAAGTGACTGCACGATCGGGCCGAACTGCTGCATATTGCCCAACACGAGCATCGGTTCAAGGGTGACTCTCGAACCATTTACGTTCATCGGCAATACCCTGATCATGGACGACACTTCCATTGGCTCACATTCACGGATAACCGACACGGTTATCGGGGAACGCTGTGCCCTCGCCGATCATACATCAGTATCCAGTGCAACAGGGCTCATGGAGATCGAAGATAATGCAATACGATCAGAATTTGGCGTGATCTTTGGAGACAGCGTGAAGAGCGGGCCGTTCACACGGTTTCAGAATTCCCTTGTCGGTAACAATGTGACCATCGAGGGGGGCACATCCCTGAGCACCCGGTGCATTCCCGATGATAGTACGGTGATATGA
- a CDS encoding cyclase family protein, whose protein sequence is MKWYDVTRPLSGDMLVYPGDICPVFHQEKPGKYRISELHLSSHTGTHIDAPSHYLDAGDPIDKVPLETLIGGCRVVDVSGAGSRITKEHLAGKIEGAERLFLKTGYSGINTFIQDYPCLTTDAAVFITACGIRCIGIDSPSIEIFNCDGSVHRELLSHYCIIIELLDLSGVPEGIYDMIALPLNLKDLDGSPARVILTAGKEDL, encoded by the coding sequence ATGAAATGGTATGATGTGACACGTCCGCTTTCTGGGGATATGCTTGTATACCCGGGAGATATCTGCCCGGTATTTCATCAGGAAAAACCCGGGAAATATCGCATCAGCGAGTTGCACCTGAGCTCGCATACGGGTACGCACATCGATGCCCCGTCCCACTATCTCGATGCAGGAGATCCGATCGACAAGGTCCCGTTAGAAACCCTGATCGGCGGGTGCCGTGTCGTTGATGTGAGCGGGGCAGGCAGCAGAATCACAAAAGAACATCTTGCAGGAAAAATCGAAGGGGCAGAACGTCTCTTTCTTAAAACAGGGTATTCCGGAATTAACACGTTTATCCAGGATTATCCATGCCTGACAACCGATGCTGCAGTGTTTATTACTGCTTGCGGGATCCGGTGTATCGGTATTGACTCCCCATCGATTGAGATCTTCAACTGTGATGGATCCGTCCACCGGGAACTGCTTAGTCATTACTGCATAATCATCGAGCTTCTCGATCTATCCGGTGTGCCGGAAGGGATTTACGATATGATTGCACTACCTCTTAATCTAAAAGACCTTGATGGCTCTCCCGCACGGGTCATCCTTACCGCAGGAAAGGAAGATCTCTGA